ACGATCAACAAGATATCCCTCGGCGGTGCAACCGCTGTTCTCATGCACAAAGGAATGGTCCCTTACGGTCACCGGACCTCCGGCAAGGATATCGGACTCATTGTTCACCTCTCCGCAGGAACCGGTCTTGGCGGCGACCCGAACTCCAAGGTTATCGTGACCACCGTTGAGGAAGCCCTGACCCTTGGAGCGGACGCCGTCTCCATTCATATCAACCTCGGCGCAGACACCGAGCCGGAGATGATCCGCTGTGCCGGTGAGATCTCCCGCAAATGCCAGCAGTGGGGTATGCCGCTTCTTGCGATGGTGTACCCCCGCGGCAGGAATGTCAAAGACCCCTTCGATGTTGACGCCCTCAAGACCTGCGCCCGCGTTGCCGCAGAACTTGGTGCCGACCTGGTGAAGACCAGCTACACCGGTGACATCGACACCTTCCGCGAGGTTGTGCAGGGTGCCCAGATTCCGGTTGTCATTGCCGGCGGCCCGAAGATGAACTCGGATCTTGAGATGCTGCAGATGGTGCGCGACTCTCTGGATGCCGGAGGACACGGTGTCTCTATTGGAAGAAACATCTTCCAGCACAAGGACATTGTCGGTATCACCTCGGCGGTATCTGACATCGTTTTAAACGACGCCTCTGTGGAAGATGCCGTGAAGCGTCTGAACCGGTGATGCTGCAATGCCGCTGACACTTCCTCCGGTTCTGGTCCGTGCCGATCTTGCCCCGGACTACGACGACCGCAAACAAATCGTCGCCGCAGCCCTTGAAGCAGGGTATACCAATATCATACTCCGGCCCGAAGACTCCGCATTAACCCGTCTCGGCAGATATACGGGAATTACTGCCGACGGGAAATATCTCATGTATAGCGGGGAAAAAGTCGGAGCCATCCTTACGTTGTCGGGTGCAGAAGATATGGAAGAAGCGTACAGCATGAAAGATACCGTACCCTGTCTTGTCATCACCCCCTCCGACTGGAAGGTTATCCCGCTGGAAAATCTCATCTCGCGGTTCCAGAGTTCATCGACCCGCGTCTATGTATGCGTCAGAACTCCCGAAGAGGCAAAGCTTGCCTTTGCCACGATGGAGGTCGGTGCAGACGGTGTGGTGATCGCTCCGGAGAGTC
The nucleotide sequence above comes from Methanocorpusculum vombati. Encoded proteins:
- a CDS encoding 2-amino-3,7-dideoxy-D-threo-hept-6-ulosonate synthase, translated to MFGKQIRMERIVDRNSGRVVIVPLDHGISMGPIPGLIDMRDTINKISLGGATAVLMHKGMVPYGHRTSGKDIGLIVHLSAGTGLGGDPNSKVIVTTVEEALTLGADAVSIHINLGADTEPEMIRCAGEISRKCQQWGMPLLAMVYPRGRNVKDPFDVDALKTCARVAAELGADLVKTSYTGDIDTFREVVQGAQIPVVIAGGPKMNSDLEMLQMVRDSLDAGGHGVSIGRNIFQHKDIVGITSAVSDIVLNDASVEDAVKRLNR